The Anomaloglossus baeobatrachus isolate aAnoBae1 chromosome 5, aAnoBae1.hap1, whole genome shotgun sequence genome includes the window ccctgaaagactgtctggactgtgcctgactcattctgctacttgtggttccacacactccaaccggaccctggggcctgcctcactctcgggaggccacgacacccagctgcacacaacaccagccccaggcgttcctgaacctgcagcggcggtctccTGActacaataccgagagtggcgtcacgaaaatccaaagaagataacttacctgtgatcagaccatcccacgtggagtccctgaaggtaatgccacacaacacctgtggggcttcacatctggcgctgtgaacaggataaggactagacctgttaagacaggtgaccatgtgcctgggctttCCGcttgaaaattggaagcgccgccatgttgccaccacagaaagcgcgccaaagaacaacagCAGCCTGCGCTAGAAGTAGTAGCCGTCCAAGAAAAGGTGTGGCTACCTATAGAACCCCTGCagcgtcctgacctcgcaagtgatggagGCAGAGTTGTCCAGAGATGGCGGGAAGAAGTCACGAGTCTGCAGCAGGAAGTGAAGATGGAAGGCCGTGCAGAGAGAGCAGAGAGCATGGCATCTGAAGAcaaacccagagccaggctccgctgtttGGTGGGACTGGGAATTTGCTCAGTTCTGCGAACGGCTGGAGGCGAGAATGATACAGCAGCTCAGGGAAGGACGCACGgagctccgggagatggctacagcggtacgggcctacgagaggtggaccgcgcgacaagtgccacaccgAGCGGCGACCACCCAGACCCCGATGATGATGCTGCTGATGGATGAGTCCTGTGTTGCTCCTGCCCGCTCGAGTGCACCGACCCTGCCAGTGCTGCCATATCTAGAGCCCGCTGCGATGCCTGCAGCACGCCACGCTGCCACGCCCGCTGAGACCCCTGCTGCGACCCCGGAGGCGACACCCGTGCGGATCCCTGCTGAGAGGCCCGCGGTtcccgcagagatgccctgcccggcccgccaagaccaggctgccacagcgatgcccggcccgccaagaccaggctgccaCAGCGATGACCTgcccggcccaccaagaccaggccataaggccatctaccccggcctgcaaggccagagcagacacagaTCCCCAGTCCAAAGAACCGGGTCCCACGTCCCCGCCAGAAGGAGAAGACCGAGAGTTTCTCAAGTTTAAGGGGGATTTGGAGgcgcaagatacacttgccatcctcaggtgtagCTTACAcatgaggatggcaagtgtatcttgctgaaacgcgttgtgttaatacaagagctttatgttattaataataaagccaaatttcttaaaagatcaaagaccaaagatctattactagcgctcacaaagaccggaatcttttttctatatgCCTACTCCCAGATAGGTATAGAGACAAGATTACAGCCAGAGACCTTGAAGACAAACAGTTCCTAAGAAAAATCCGCCAACAGGAAAGAGGACCCCTTTGGTGCGGTGTTGTAGAAGAATTTAGTTTGATATCTGGATATggcttcatcgttgcacctggtgtcagagaaggCATCTTTGTAAGTAGGAGAGTCGTAAGAGCtcttttgcccagaggacatcctggaagaaacctacatATGGGAGACCTGGTAGAGTTCACTAAACATAAACGAGAACGTGGCTGGTttgcactggatgttacaccatgccccagaaaccCTGATTGTGGCTCAGCTGCCTCAACACAATCTCTAAAGCCCATAATTACAACAAAAGAAACAATAGAACAAGAcagtgaaagagaaaaagaaacagaaacagaagatgaagatagagATACAGAACAAGAGAAATAAACAGACAACACCGACGACGACAGAGATGTGGAAAATGTCAGGTGCCATAGCCCTACAGGCAAAAGCCCTAttaagaaggaggagtaaagaaagTAAAGAAGTACAGAAAGTTCCAGTTTTGCAACGTTTCAAGTTCAcgtaatgtgcccacatgaacttatgtgagaacccTTTTTAGGTTTTGGTATCGTGTTAGCCAGTTGTCAGGAGGTttcatggcccattacaaaatctgaggagtcattccagagactcaccagacctctgatcctacatggatattgggacaataaaactctcacaccactaatcaaagctaattaaggattcactttctaagctcagtgtttgtttatttaaatgtcttttattatgccatccctctgctctgtttgtgcatatatttgtgtttcttcagatattttgtcataccttgcctgatgaagggacctgagatgtctcgaaagcttgctttgtaacgtcactttattttattttagttagccattaaaaggtatcacaagattataattttgttcctctcactgagcacaTTCAATAACCCTTTTTAAGCACACTTAGCACCAGTTTTTGTGCACTTTTACAAggaccattaggctatgaactggctatagccacaaactctcgcagtgtatgatagttaccttgaatggtaccaccaccagagtcagcctgtttaggggcctggctcgcctgtgaccagggagctcGCCTGTTTATGGAGCctagctctccaccacaaagagggtaccttgtCTGCATCGACTGTGAGagccgcctctacattcctgccagaagaggccgaaggcgcggctccacaagACACTGTATAACCTCTAaagcaccagaccatgaaagccacctctacatcctgccagaagtgtctGAAAgcgcggctcgacgggagaggaagattggaggaaaggtctggggaaacagatggcccagacctggttaccaaaaggactggtgacctgcctcctgagagggttgggtaacggacttgtgggtggagggtggtgatgtatggtaccgggtatgttttaaatgcttttaccattttatgcattttaaaatgtttgtcttgcagcccgaggacgtgctggtgataactaagggggaatgtggcacccctgacctggtcaggcgccacggagtactgcacccatgctgggggtagtacaacacaggtaatccagaaggctgaccgaggtgtgattacacaggcgcatagtaatcaggtctcccacatctacctttgatagggacccctgaggaatccaggagggggcgtggctccatgtccactcaaagggtgtggtagagagtctggttgctaagttgcgtaagcaggcacagtggggagggagtagtgaggagTCTGGAGtcgagctcaggaagagcagacgtGTAGgacccactagtcagacaacgcacgtgcagtggctaccgacagAAGAGATCTgtgcacctggtagtgccacccaaaatccacccaaggctagaaagagcaaagggttggctgagtacggggactgccagggaggtaccaagcccgtaagggttacaggtcccagtgcagagattcattcagttttccctgccaaacctgccggagagggcatttcagaccctcaccataacaccagagtccgcagccacgtagcaaagagagggtccatagctcacaggaggcaagcagctggagtgacctggtcaggCTAcacgcaaacgggccgaaacgaggggagaataggcagcagcaacttcctggGCGAccccaggaggactacaagtcggggtcaccccaaaaacgccagggctaggagggcgagtcggtagtcaccctcaaaagtcagctagacggagtgcctggtttcctctggttcatcccagctatgcccgggtactcaccctgccatcaattgtgagtaaaaaccctgaaagactgtctggactgtgcctgagtcattctgctacttgtggttccaTACACGCTCCAACcggaccctggggcctgcctcactctcgggaggccacgacacccagctgcacacaCAAGCCCTAGGCGTCCCCAAACCTGCAGCGGCAGTcccctgactgcaataccgagagtggcgccacgaaaatccaaagaagataacttacctgtgaccagaccatcccatgtggagtccctaaaggtaatgctacacaacacctgtggggcttcacagcagtacatatatataatacacaagCAAGCAAGTTACATGTAAACAATAACCATTGTTTCCTCTGACATTCAGCTAACATTGAGGTTCCAATGAGAGAGTTGGAATGAATACAAAGAGTTAACAGGGAGTGGAAATCATGACAAACAGAGACTTCCTCAAGGTGTTTTCTAGTTTTGCCTTCATTCATTATACAACAATGGCCTCTGCTGATCTGAAGGACGAGCTGACCTGTTCCATTTGCCTGAACCTATACACCGATCCCATAACACTGaaatgtggacacaacttctgccgggagTGCATAGAAAGTGTGCTGGATACACAGAAGGGATCTGAAGCCTATACCTGCCCTGAATGCAGAGCAGAGTTCCTGGAACGTCCTGTCCTGCAGAGGAACACCACGCTGTGTAACATAGCGGAGCATTTCCTTTCTCAGGAGGAGCAAGAAGGGACTGAAGTATTTTGCATGTACTGTATTCACACACCTGTGGTGGCATCTAAAACGTGTTTGATGTGCGAAGCTTCTCTGTGTGACCTTCACTTGGCAGTACACAGCAAGTCCCCAGAACATGTCTTAATCCAACCAACAAAGTCCTTCAGGAACAGAAGATGTTCTCACCATAAGAAGCCCCTCATGTATTACTGCACGGAGGATGCGGAGTGTTTGTGTGCTTTCTGCTGCCTTGGGGAGAAGCACAAAGGACACAAAGTTGAATTCCTACATGAAGCCGtaataaaaaaacaagaaaagcTGAGGACTTTTCAAGGCCATATTCTCAAAGAAAGGGAAAAGATTGAAACGCGTGTGAATCGTCTTCAGGACCATCTAAGGGACATCCCAGAAAAGGCAACCGGTATTGTGGAGAGAGTGGGTGTCCAGCTTCAAGACCTCAAGAAGAAGCAGGATAACTTGGAGATCCATGTTCTGAAAGAGGTATCGAAGCAACAAGAGCAAGTGTCAATGTCTGTGTCTGACCTGATCCAGCAGCTGGAAAAAAAGAGGGACAGTCTCTCCTGGAAACTGACCACTATGGAGAAACTATGTCAGATGACAGATCCTCTCCTTTACTTACAAGCAGATAGAAATTACTTTACTGAAATGGTGGAAGACAGTGAGATAAATCTCAAAGAGACTGAAGCTGCTGATCTGGCTGAAGATCTGATCAACAAGACCCTAATATCTGGTATAATGAATATAATGTCTGACCTACAGAAAGGATACTATGTGCAGGAGGCGGCTGGCATATTATTGGATGTGAACACAGCTTCTAATGATGTGCACATCTCGGGGGACCTGAAAACCAGTTCATCGTCAAACGTAAATCTGGGTCGTCCTGAAACCCCTCAAAGATTTGAGGATCTTAGAGTTTTAAGCATGGAGGGTTTTTCTAAGGGAAGACTTTACTGGGATGTAGAAGTCAGTAAGGAGGGTAGCTGGAGAGTCGGGATGGCCTATCCGAGTATTCAACGGAGAGGAGAAAATTCCCATGTTGGAGCCAATACGAAGTCCTGGGGTCTTCGCAGGTTTAAGAATCAGTACTCCGTTAGGCATGACAAGAAAGAAATCACTGTCGAGGGCCAAGCTTCCTGCTACAAAGTGAGGATATATCTAGATTACACGGATGGGCTTCTGTCTTTTTATGAGCTGGCTAACACGATGAGACATTTATATACTTACAATGCCACCTTCACAGAGGCGCTCTACCCAGTGATCGCTGTATGGGATAATGCTTGGGCGAGGGTCTTAAATTAAGCTTACTTTGTTTCTTCAGGTACAGTAATTTAAAGCAAGTTCTAATATAGAAAGAAACTACATTAGATGTAACCTGGATGCTAAATTAACTCTTGAAATGTTCAGCTTTTATATCCTTTATGTGGTGGGAATAAATGATTGAAATATAAATCAGAGAGAGCAAataacttttgttttttttatattgtaaATAGATTGCTTTAATAGTTTAAAACTGACCCACTGTACATTAttgcccagagctgcattcacaattcagcTGTTTTGTAACTAGAAACCCACAGCAATCTTGGACCAAGTTCCCTAGATCGATGCGTTTCgtgatgctgcagattttctgcataaaTTGGCTATCTTAGGCTATTGTGTGCaccttgagtatttggtgcagaatgtttttttgcactttttggcataaaaatgcaccaaaaagatGCATGtgctaatgaagtcaatgggtggaagggctaaaaaaaaaaaggaggcaaaaacgcaccaagcattgacatgctgcagattattctctgcaccaaatctgcaaggaaaaaataaaccgtgtgcacagaacttcagaattctcatggaCTTTACTGGCAACGTTTATTGGTAGTCTTGTGCGGATTAcgtggtttgtttgtttttaagtTTTGTGTCGCAGTAAAAATGCATATtcagttttttttatttgtgtAGTTTCCTCCTCTTCTTCAAGTTTATGGTGGCTATCCACAAAGAATAAAGCATATTTtctgcaatagaaaaaaaaaaagcccaatgcAGTAGGTATGGGATTTATATAAATCCTATATACTTTGCTAGAAATTTTAATATGCTGCACTGTTTTTCCGCTCTTAAATACGAGTATATACaaggaaaaaacactccccaaatgatTATTGTGGGGAACAttaattaaaaacatttttttacgcaGGCAGGTAATCACAGAACAAATATTCATAGAAATGTTTTGTACTGATCCGCTAGTTTGAGAACATTAAGAAATATTGTCTTTTTGTAATTGCAGTatactgagtagagttgagcgcggttcgtggttcgtggttctccagttcgcggctcgagtgattttggggcatgttctagatcgaactagaactcgagctttttgcaaaagctcggtagttctagaaacgttcgagaacggttctagcagccaaaaaacagctaaatcatagcttggtttctgctgtaatagtgtaagtcactctgtgaatcaaactattatcacatttcagtgtatagtgtgcgtgaacagcgccttcagatcactgctgtttctataatggcgatcgccattttttttttttttttttcttgtcttccttccctaagcgcgcgcgtcttgtggggcgggccagcatgtcagccaatcccagacacacacacagctaagtggactttgagccagagaagcaacggcatgtgtgataggatctgcatgtcacatgtccctgcattataaaaccggacattttcttcacggacgccattatctgccttctgcgtctttggtgtcagacatcactgtcgcagctccgtcttcctgagtcctatagccgatacagctgtatgcgctgcatacacagcgttagacagcttagggagagcactttatagcagtccttttaagggctccaaccggcagggtcagagagccataggtgacaggtcctgcaaacagcaacagcgtctgtgtagcccaggtcagggatttcctacctgcatttcaccattaggagggaatagaaaggcaggcttccattcctctacccagagcaccacaatcctgccactgtaccctcttgtcctctgcacactccaactgataactaagccattatactagcaaacactcagtgtacctagtggcatcctatacgtggctattggactttgctatagtcccactagtgcaaagacatttgcagagcgcgtctgcctgcattgcacactacaactcattctaaccaagccattatactagcaaacactcagtgtacctagtggcatcctatacgtggctattggactttgctatag containing:
- the LOC142310408 gene encoding E3 ubiquitin/ISG15 ligase TRIM25-like, with protein sequence MASADLKDELTCSICLNLYTDPITLKCGHNFCRECIESVLDTQKGSEAYTCPECRAEFLERPVLQRNTTLCNIAEHFLSQEEQEGTEVFCMYCIHTPVVASKTCLMCEASLCDLHLAVHSKSPEHVLIQPTKSFRNRRCSHHKKPLMYYCTEDAECLCAFCCLGEKHKGHKVEFLHEAVIKKQEKLRTFQGHILKEREKIETRVNRLQDHLRDIPEKATGIVERVGVQLQDLKKKQDNLEIHVLKEVSKQQEQVSMSVSDLIQQLEKKRDSLSWKLTTMEKLCQMTDPLLYLQADRNYFTEMVEDSEINLKETEAADLAEDLINKTLISGIMNIMSDLQKGYYVQEAAGILLDVNTASNDVHISGDLKTSSSSNVNLGRPETPQRFEDLRVLSMEGFSKGRLYWDVEVSKEGSWRVGMAYPSIQRRGENSHVGANTKSWGLRRFKNQYSVRHDKKEITVEGQASCYKVRIYLDYTDGLLSFYELANTMRHLYTYNATFTEALYPVIAVWDNAWARVLN